The following is a genomic window from Chryseobacterium ginsenosidimutans.
ACACAAGCTTCTTCAACTGCTGCTGTTTCTCCGGAAATTACCAATTGGCCTGGGCAGTTGTAATTTGCAGGAACTACAATTCCGCTTATTTGTGCGCAAATTTCTTCAACTTTAGCATCTTCCAATCCTAAAATTGCAGCCATAGAACTTGGATTTGCATCACAAGCCGCCTGCATAGCCTTTGCTCTCTCGGAAACCAATTTCAGACCGTCGTCAAAAGATAAAACTCCGTTGGCAACCAATGCTGAAAATTCTCCTAAAGAATGTCCTGCAACCATTTCGGCTCCAAGACCGTTTACTGCTTTCAGTGCAGCAACCGAATGTATAAAAATAGAAGGTTGGGTAACCTCCGTTTTTTTAAGATCTTCATCCGCTCCATTAAACATAATGGAAAGAATATCAAATCCCAAAATTTCGTTGGCAGATTCCATCATATCCTTAATGTCTTTTCTAGAATCGTATAATTCTTTTCCCATTCCTACGAACTGAG
Proteins encoded in this region:
- the fabD gene encoding ACP S-malonyltransferase; translation: MKALVFPGQGSQFVGMGKELYDSRKDIKDMMESANEILGFDILSIMFNGADEDLKKTEVTQPSIFIHSVAALKAVNGLGAEMVAGHSLGEFSALVANGVLSFDDGLKLVSERAKAMQAACDANPSSMAAILGLEDAKVEEICAQISGIVVPANYNCPGQLVISGETAAVEEACVKLKEAGAKRALLLPVNGAFHSPLMQPAQERLAAAIEKTKFRNAMIPVYQNITTTGVTNPDEIKQNLIAQLTGPVKWTQSVQNMIKDGGTNFIEVGPGKTLQGLIKKIDSSVDVASAI